The genome window CTGATTTGCTCTTTGGCGTGATCAAGGGCCATGGCTCGCGTCAGAAGAACGACCGCGCCCTTCGAAGCACAATAGGCAGCCAGCCCGGAACAGCCAACTAGCCCCACATTCGAGGCTATGTTGACAATGCTGCCGCCGCCGGTCCTCCTCATAGCCTTCACTGCGGCGCGGCTAAAGTAGAACACACCGTTGACATTGGCGTCGAATGTCTGACGCCAATCATCATCCGTGGTCTCGAGGGCGCTTCCACGCCGTATGATACCTGCGCTGTTGACTAAGACGCTGACCTTTCCGAACCGCTCTACGCTGAAATCAATCACCTGGTCGGCGAAGGCCGAGTCAGTCACATCGCCCAGCATCAATTCAGCCGGACAATTGAGTTCCTGAACCGACTCTAGGGCTCGTTGACCCCGCTCTCGATCGCGTCCGACCAATACGAGAGACACCTTTGTCGCGGCGAAGGCCTGCGCGACGGCCTTCCCTATCCCCGACGTTGCGCCAGTAATGATAACCACCTTATTGGAATGCGTCATGGTAGTGATTCTCCAGCCGACGTGACGTTGGCCCAATCTGATAAGCCAGGGGATGCTTGCGCCCACGGCGCCTCCCATGCGCTCCGGCAACTGGCGCAGCCGGGCCGAGCGTTAATCCGGTAAATTGCAACCAGCAAGTTCTCATCAAGCCACGCATATACGGTTCCGTCCATGCACCTGGTTTGGATGAAACATTATTCTCATGTTTCTATGTGTATTCTGAATGCGTCTAGACTCGCGGGGAACCAAACCAAATAACTGCCTCGCTTTTTATTACCGCACGCCCCGTCTCTGGTAAATGCCGTCTAGTTAATCTTTTATTACGTATTTTATAAATAAATATTGTCCCATATGAATGCTTCGCCTCTATTTGTTTACGGTCCCTTGCTCTTTCTTCCGTTTTGCAGCGGTGCTCGCGCCGATGAAGCTGCAAATTGATGGTCGGCAATCTCCAACTGCGCACGTCCCGTCAGTGCCACCCCAGGGCAAGGGTAACACGGTCTGGATCTGCCCATTGTGGCCAGCGACGCCAACGTCGTTGACCCGCCTCGTGACTGACCCGGACAAGAGCGATGCAGTCTTTCTGGGGCGGACGAAGAGCCTTTGATCGCTTTGGAATACACCGCGTCGTGACGGCAATATGCTGTCATGGCGAGCAAAGCCGTGCCGAGCTTGGCCGCGTCAGCCCGCATACAATTAGGCACACGACAGCCGTCCACCTCCTGCGCACTGGTGTTGACATCAACACGATCCGTGCCTGGCTCGGCCACGTGTCGCTGGATCGCATCGTTGTGACAGTCGCTACTTAAATCTCCGTAGAAGTCCACAAAAGCGGCCGACGCCTTCTTATATCGCGGGCCGGGGCAGTGAAACTGCCGACATCTTGCCCGCCCCCGACAACCACAACATCGTCTAGCAGGCTGTGGAAAAAGGAACGGAGATACCCGTTTTGAATCTGATTTGTGCTCGATCTGATTCTGATACGTTCCGTAAACAAAACAGTTTTTCAACAGACGGGGTGATTGGGGTCTCGCCCGAGCCAGATTGAGGGCGGCTGCTCCTGTCGAGATGGGAGAACGTGATCGATGTAGATCGCCACAACATCAGGAGGAGCAGCCATGAAGTATTTTGCCGGACTTGACGTGTCTTTGGAAGAGACCGCGATCTGTGTCGTCGACGAGAGCGGCCGGATCGTGAAGGAAAGGCGGGCGGCGAGTGAGCCGAGGGCGCTTTATGAGGCCCTGCGGAAAATTAATCTGCCGCTGGAGCGCATCGGGCTCGAAGCCTGCTCGCTGACAGCCTGGCTTTATGACGGTATTCGCGCCGAAGGATTGCCGGCGATCTGCATCGAGACCCGGCAGGCTAACGCGGCGATGAAAACGATGCCGAACAAAACCGATCGCAACGACGCCCGCGCGCTTGCGCAGATCATGCGCAGGGGCTGGTATCGGCAGGTGCATGTGAAGAGCCGGCAGTGTCGGTTCTGGCGGTCCCTCCTCGTCGCGCGACGCACGGTCCTCAATGGAATGCGGACGATCGAAAATGTCGTGAGGGCGATTTTGCGGGAGGTCGGCATCAAGCTTGGCACTCCAAGCCGTGCAGCCTTCGCTGATCGCGTGCGCGAACTGATTGGCGCAGATACGGTCATTATGGCGCTTGTCGAGCCGCTTCTGGTGATCCTGGCCACCATGCTGCGCGAGTTCGGGCGACTGACAAAGCAGGTCCTCTCCCATCACCGCGCTCGCCTTTCGTGCCACACTTGGAACGCTCATGAGTCGCCGGCAGACTTGCTCCTGGCGGGTCGGCGTCTCATCTGGGTCTGACCCAGCACGTTAACAATCTGGCGAAACGGACATTCAGGGCAAGGTGAGCCGATGCGGTGACGAACTTGCCCGCACGGCCCTCTATGAGGCGACTCATTCGCTGCTGGTGCTCAGCAAGAAATGGTCGAGCCTCAGAGCGTGGGCATGAACGTCGCCAAACGGCGCGGTATGGCTCGAGCCCGAGTTGCCGTTGCCCGCAAGCTCGCTGTCATTCTGCATCGCATGTGGAGTGATGCAACAGAATTCCGTTTCGGGGACGCCTCGCTCTACTGACCCCATCGTGCGGCGGCCTAACGTCGACCGCGAAGAGAAGCGAGTGACCCGCGGGGCGACATGGTCCGGAAAAATATCAGGAGGAGCTTGACCTCAACGACCCCAATCAGAGAAGCCTGCTAGAGCATGCGGCCGGCGACAAGGTCTTTGTGGATTATTCCGGAAAGAAGATCCCGATTGTCGATCGCAAGACCGGTGATGTCCGCGAGGCGCAGAACTTCGTGCAGTGCTGGGTGCCTCCAGCTACACCTTTGCCGAGGCGACCCGGACACAAACGCTTCCCGCTGGATTGGCTCGCATGTCCGGATGTTTCGGTTTTTCTTGGCATCCCAGATCTCCGATTCCGAGACAGAATCGGGAGGCTCACAGGTCACTTGCATACTGAAATGCTGACCCCGACACAGCACTTACGACATCATTCACGACAATCTGAAGTCGGCATCGGTCATGCCAGCTACTACTGGATGGAGGCCAACCACTACATAATATGGATGACCTGCGCGAGCACCAGAAGCTCGCTCGACGCCAAGCCACATGACCAGCTTCATGGTCGCGCAATTCTGCCAAACTTGATGCACACAACGTAAGATCGTATGTCCGCCTCGGCCGGGTGATCGCCCTCCACAGCGCGTCCGAGGGTTGCTCGGGCGGGCCGAGCCGATCCTCTCCACGGAGGACGAGCCGTGACAGTTGGCCGAAAGACGGGCAAGGCGATCGAGGGGCGCCGACATAAGAATTGACGACTATACGATCAAACTCAAGGCTGCCGAAGCCCGATATCACGATCATTCCGGGGTTGCGGACTATCCTGCGCTAATCGTTCATCGTGACTACGAAAAGAACCGGCCGGACATCGTTGCGCATCCGGTGGGCACAGGCGCATTTGAACTAGGCTTGACGAATTGTCAATATTACTTTCTCGAGATGTCAAAATATGTTAAATGAAATGAAATGAAAGCCAAAACAATTTAACTTATTTATACTTGCTTGTTAGCGCCACACTTCGATATATATTCTGCCATCGTTACGTATCAGGCTTATTACCAAGCCCCACCATCACCTTGCTCGTGAAAGGAGGAAGTCCCATGTCCGCTGGAGAGGCCGGCAGAAGCGCCCTTGCGGCCACTCGTTTTCGCAGGACCGAACGCCGGCAGCATCGGGCGCCGATGATCGCCAGCTCCTGGAAAACCGGCTATCCGGTAGCCGACTCCGTATGGTCGGACAGCCATGCTCAGCAACACGACAAGGAACAGCTTATAAATCAGCCGCATTTCGCCACCAATGACCGTCTGTCCCTACACGGAGGAGCTGTCATGAACACCCTCGATTAACAGACCGAACTGAACGTTGCGCCGAACCCCATTTTGTCAAACAAGGTGTACTCATGCCCAAGGATCTCGCGGCTAGACTCGACGATAGGCTGCGCGCGAAACGCGAAAGCTTTGATAAGATCCCGGTCGTCGATATAGCGCCACTTCTCGACGGCAGCAACAAGCAGAGGGTAGCCAAGGAGATACGTTGGGCGTTGATGAATACTGGTTTCATGTATGTGAAGAACCATGGCATTCCGCAGGACTTTGTGGATTCGGTGTTCGAAGTGAGCCGCCGGTTCTTTGATCTGCCCACGTGGCAAAAGATGGCATTGCATATTGGAAAATCCGACGTGGCCCTCCGCGGATACATTGAACCGTTCGGGGAGAACACCGATCCGGGCAAGACGAAAGACCTGAAGGAGTGCTTTGACATCGGACCTGAATGCTCGACGGTGGAAGGGCCGTTTTTTGGCCCCAACCAGTGGCCCTCAAGTCTGCCCGAATTTCGGGAACTGACATACGGATACCATCAAAGGATGGTGGACCTCGCTAAGAAACTCTTGAAGGGCATCGCCCTCAGTCTAGACCTAACGGAAAGCTATTTCGAGAGCCTCACGCGGAATCCGATCAGCATTCAGCGCCTGCTTCATTACCCGCCGCAGAGTGGTTATATCGGTGAAGACATCATCGGTATTGGCGCCCACACGGATTACGGCAATCTGACTGTCCTGGCGCAGGACGACGTGGGTGGTCTTCAGGTCATGAACCGAGATCGCATTTGGGTCGAGGGAATGCCAATCTACGGGACTTTCATAATCAATATTGGCGACTTGATTCAGCGGCTCACCAACGATGTCTACCTGGCGAACATGCACCGCGTGGTGAACACCTCGGGCCGCGAGCGATATTCAATCCCCTTCTTTATCGACGCTGATTTCAATGCGAGCATCGAACCAT of Mesorhizobium shangrilense contains these proteins:
- a CDS encoding SDR family NAD(P)-dependent oxidoreductase; the encoded protein is MTHSNKVVIITGATSGIGKAVAQAFAATKVSLVLVGRDRERGQRALESVQELNCPAELMLGDVTDSAFADQVIDFSVERFGKVSVLVNSAGIIRRGSALETTDDDWRQTFDANVNGVFYFSRAAVKAMRRTGGGSIVNIASNVGLVGCSGLAAYCASKGAVVLLTRAMALDHAKEQISINAVCPGAVDTPMLVSAHSKPVSIDEVLQRNVDAIPQGRVATPKEIAGLALYLASEAASHITGVALPIDGGVTAG
- a CDS encoding tyrosine-type recombinase/integrase; translation: MQSFWGGRRAFDRFGIHRVVTAICCHGEQSRAELGRVSPHTIRHTTAVHLLRTGVDINTIRAWLGHVSLDRIVVTVAT
- a CDS encoding isopenicillin N synthase family dioxygenase, with protein sequence MPKDLAARLDDRLRAKRESFDKIPVVDIAPLLDGSNKQRVAKEIRWALMNTGFMYVKNHGIPQDFVDSVFEVSRRFFDLPTWQKMALHIGKSDVALRGYIEPFGENTDPGKTKDLKECFDIGPECSTVEGPFFGPNQWPSSLPEFRELTYGYHQRMVDLAKKLLKGIALSLDLTESYFESLTRNPISIQRLLHYPPQSGYIGEDIIGIGAHTDYGNLTVLAQDDVGGLQVMNRDRIWVEGMPIYGTFIINIGDLIQRLTNDVYLANMHRVVNTSGRERYSIPFFIDADFNASIEPLPSCVTNSNPARYRPVTCGQHKFGRFAVSYTHLSKA